Genomic window (Helicoverpa zea isolate HzStark_Cry1AcR chromosome 9, ilHelZeax1.1, whole genome shotgun sequence):
GTAACTCTATGCTGAGGAAATGACTTTAATTTCAGCTTGGGATATTCAAACTAATCAAACTTCAAATGTGTGAATATCTTAGGTAGATTAGGTATGGAAACGAATTcccctgttactgttactgccttttttatggtcccactactgggcacaggcctcctctcacacacaTTCCTCAATACACAGGGTATTATAAAACAGTTATAAATCAAACCTGTATTCAGtggtaaaactttatttaatcaGTGAGTCACAAAATTTTTAGTGACCATTCTGCTGACAATAACATCTGTTAAATCTTGATGTGTTGGTATGTCTTTCAACTTGTAAATATTCTTCAGATTCTTCAAGCATGTAAATCCTTTCAAGTCACTCATAGGCAACATTTCACCTTCAATTTGTGGTAAAATGTCTTTACTAGCATCCGATTGATCAGTGactaaaaaacaaattaacaggTTTGGATCCTTCTCTATCCCAAACCTTGTCAGACTCTGAGTAATGTTCCTTGTCAGTGACAAATTGTACAATATTTCAGAAAATACTGTTTTAGTCACTAAGGCTCCTTGCTTTTCAGATAAAACAGCCCTATTAGCTGCTACAGCTACCTGGAACGGCTCTATGATCAAATTAGGCTTTATGGCAGCACAGTTCCAAACACCCTGAATTATATTACTTCTAATAACCTccaaattttgaatattttggaaTAGATACATCTTCAGTAAAGTATTTGTTTCTGGATCTAATTCAACAACATACGGCTTGGGCTCCATTTTTTATCTGGAATTAGAGACAAATatcactttaaatattttatctaataatgCTTTTTTTCACACATGAAAGTGAAAATGCAATAAGCCAATAAGAATGCTGTTATTCTTTCTAATGTCAGAGgaagtttatttacattatgttaGGATTgtgttatcatttattttctatacTTATTATCGTTTATTGTTAGGATGAACTTGTATAGTAGTAAATACTTTATTCTTCTACAACCACATTAAAATATCACCGTATTAATaagttattattgtatgtacaacCTCTTTGGTTAGGTATGTACATAGCCGAAAAATTGATAGaagtgtgttaaaaaaaaatgaaatgttgttgttgtaaaaagcttgttatgtgtgaatttataaattaaatatataattggacTCTCTTGAAGACTTTAAGACTTTTAGTATCCATTTGACGTCGGAGGATTTTTATTCCACAAATTACGCATCTGCATTAGGTTACGGGCCAGCGGAAAATCTTTCCCGTCAATATGGAAAATTTTACTACTAAAATTCAAATCGGTCAGCTCAAAGGCAGTGAAAATTGGGCTACATGGAAGTATAAAGTTTCCGTCATGTTGCGTGGCACAGAAGGCGCCATGGAGGCAGCAGAAGGAAAGCTTCGGAAGCCGATTTTAGGAACAGGCGATGGTGCAGTGATGGCCTATAACTCAGAGTTATTGAAGTATAGGAAGGCAGACAGCAACGCCCTGCTCATAATGACCAGTAACATGACCGAAGAGACGCTGATGAAAGTCATGAGGTTCGAGACAGCACAGGAAGTCTGGGAGGAACTTCATAGATTATTTGATGGACAGTCCGAAGATCGCGCATACACGTTATGCATGCAGTTTTTCAGCTATAAAAATAGTTCAGAGGATGTGTCGACAATGATGTCAAAACTGAAGAACATCTGGAACAATTTGAATGCTGAAATTTTGAAGACTGATCCCAATATGAAGTTACCAGATATGTTTTTGATTTGTAAAATTTTGGATTCCCTCGACGACAAATTTTTTAACTTCAAATCCAGCTGGATGCTGTTGAACAAACAGGAGAGGACCATAGACACACTAACAGCACAACTCTGTGGGTACGAGAGGGCACTTAGTAATCATAATGAAGAGACTGAAGAAGTGCTCGCCTCTACCTCTAAGCcgcagctaaaaataaaatccagaGACGAGAATTTGAGGTGTAGGTACTGTTCACAAAAGGGACACCGCATCAAGAACTGCAAGCAGTGGATCCAAGATGGCAGACCGAAGAAACCACCTTCACAGTCTACGTCGACGAAGCAGCAAGTGCAGAATATTACGCTAATGATATATACTTGCTCAGAGGATAAAGATGCAGAACATTGGTATGTGGACAATGGTGCCACAACTCACGTAACCAATAGGGAAGAtatattcataaattatgaGGACTTTGGGTCGAACCACACCGTAACGACGGCAGACGGCACCGTAGTTCCTGCAAAAGGGAAAGGGTCTGTGGTGGTTGAAACAAATGTTAACGGCAAAATTATGAAGCTTACCCTAAGTGATGTCTGGTACGTGCCTAAACTAACGAAAAATCTGCTATCTATGCTAGCTGCACAGGACAAACTGCGAAACAGTACATTTATTTCCACAACTAAAGAGTGCAGATTGGAATTAAATGGTCAGGTTATTGCAGTAGGTAACAGGGAACATAATGGTGGACTGTATAAGTTACAGATGAAGACAGTTCTACCGAGTAAACCTGTACAAATTAATGCTGTTGATCCATCATGCTTACTCCAGCTATATCATGAGAGGTTTGGTCACCAGAACAAGAAGTACATTAAAGATCTTGTTAAGAGGGAACTGGGGATTAATCTAAATCTAGAGAGTGATATACAGTGCGAAGGATGCATCTATGGTAAAGCACAGCGACTGAAGTTTGGCAAGAGAGAAAGAGCTAATATGCCTGGAGAGCTGGTACACGCTGATATATGCGGACCATTCCCGGAGAGCTATGGCaaacatctctattttgttctttttaagGATGATTACTCCGCGTTTCGTCACGTTTTCTTCATTCGCAACAAAAGTGAAGTAAAGGACAAGCTTAGTCAATTCTTAAAAGAAGCTAAAAACGCTGGACATACAGTTAGAACATTATTGAGCGATAATGGTGGAGAGTTCGACAATAAAGCTGTTCGAGATATTCTTCACAAGCAGGGAATAATCCAGCGACTCACGATGCCATACACCCCTGAGCAAAATGGGTGCGCAGAACGAGAAAACAGGACTTTAGTAGAAACCGCTCGATCATACATGCACTCAGGACAGGAGTTTCCACAAGCCTTGTGGGCAGAGCTTATTAATACAGCTGCTTACGTTCTCAATCGCACTGGACCCACTAGGGAAGCAGGGAAAGTACCGTATGAGCTTTGGCATAACAAGAAGCCTAAGATCTCTCACTTGCGTGTAATTGGTAGTGAATGTTACTTCCACATTCCTAAGCAGAAAAGGAAGAAGCTACA
Coding sequences:
- the LOC124633163 gene encoding EKC/KEOPS complex subunit Tprkb-like, producing the protein MEPKPYVVELDPETNTLLKMYLFQNIQNLEVIRSNIIQGVWNCAAIKPNLIIEPFQVAVAANRAVLSEKQGALVTKTVFSEILYNLSLTRNITQSLTRFGIEKDPNLLICFLVTDQSDASKDILPQIEGEMLPMSDLKGFTCLKNLKNIYKLKDIPTHQDLTDVIVSRMVTKNFVTH